Genomic DNA from Candidatus Caldatribacterium sp.:
TCGGAATCCCAAACCGCTATATGCATACACCCTCAGAAGTCATCGACACCGAAGACGTGGAGAATGCAGTGCGGCTCCTTGTCCTTTTCCTTGAAAGCTTGACGGGGGAGGAGGATTGGATTCCCTGAGACTTGCAGCGATGTCTGAGTGGCGGAGGGATTTTCTGACGGGGCGGTGGACTATCATTGCCCCAGAACGAATCAATCGACCCTACGAGTTTGAGGAAGGAGCATCGGGATGTCCTTTCTGTGAGGGTATGGAGGCCTGGACCCCGGAAGAGGTCTTCAGTATTCGCCGTGATGGAACCCTTCCGAACCATCCGGGATGGTTCGTACGGGTGTTTCCCAATAAGTACCCGGCACTTCGAAAGGACGTCCCTCTGTGGAGCATGAGGGATGGACTCTATCAGGTTACAAGCGGTTTTGGTGTGCACGAGGTTATCGTGGAGACACCCTATCATGCGCTGGATTTCTCTGAACTCCCGGAGGAAC
This window encodes:
- a CDS encoding galactose-1-phosphate uridylyltransferase; the encoded protein is MSEWRRDFLTGRWTIIAPERINRPYEFEEGASGCPFCEGMEAWTPEEVFSIRRDGTLPNHPGWFVRVFPNKYPALRKDVPLWSMRDGLYQVTSGFGVHEVIVETPYHALDFSELPEEQITRVLAAYRERLRAFEGEKDLRYGLIFKNQGIEAGASMRHAHSQFIATPVVPRAVLEEIEGAIAFYQEKKQCPFCVMLERERERALRLVLESDHFVVFV